A stretch of Petrotoga olearia DSM 13574 DNA encodes these proteins:
- the smc gene encoding chromosome segregation protein SMC: MKLLSLEIEGFKSFGRRTYFNLDKNIIAIIGPNGSGKSNIVDAIRWLLGEQSQKQMRISEKNDILHISNNGNDSSNYAKVSLVVQNDDNEKIKISKILEKDSSNRYYINNKIATLKEVQNVFNKGTGKSFYSIIGQGQIGEIVNSSPENIRDIVLDASNIAKYLEKKEVSINLLNKTNENLDRINDLLFVVDKRLKSLSIRAGRARKYLEYRNEIKRIGKMYFGASKVSFLKKIEKHQKEIQENSQKMKSLLSELFEVERGYRNLKSEIEDTDKQLSINGDIVENYRQRVQTIENEKNQLTEELNENNSAIISKEWELNSLEEKMGKLEQQLKELSKNEKDFKEIEEKTQYKTNIINEKKNRITQEIEKQEETIKSLESELSKISQEKERKETELKNHQTTYGSNQERIALLKDQINTLKTKLENNSQKMKEIEDLLSHSKGTEIQLEQRLKKKFDELKQTENSYNTLLSEIDSLQQQEKNLFYTYQSLNRQINEYEGFSTTIKEFFKAFKDDDNVVDVVANLINTEERYEEAVSTIASSRIQNIVIKNSSKAKEYLDLVKKGNNGKITLLPLDLLRTKVLLQKKYLNEPGTIDFVINLINYQKEYQKVMEYVFSNALLVDNIETAIKISKMKYPGNIVTLSGELVYSSGAITGGKSKYDHSSTVLKRKREVSEIEEGLKKIKADLSNKQTEYNKVKEKLNIQKEELESIKDDLRQTTLTKNTHDLDYKKIKEEIKNLQENIALYNEKLANYEEKNKTLDQEISSLKTWLENNHQLTTQTTKKIHEIEETLKDKRIQLNQVEKELIGQEMELKSIKEKYSYYKNQKLEIENELKEIKIKQQKAKTLFDSLKEKNDKIKTDINELSKEKDSLNNEISKLFELMKQSRTGKHNKAKDLENYENRLDKLKTEINTIKQKNQEIEFEIKEANHNIQFLKEKAQNLEINEEEFELKELSDKDIEALGNKQKELESSLKKLGSVDLTVLDEYEEVEKEYQENLKNKEDIMKSINSLKQSIKNLDEEAQRQFDTFFNNLNKEFSFFISKLFPNGYGELRLIGEGKEFEKGIQISVKKAGMNFQKLSLFSGGEKALIAIAFLFSLMSLNPSPFYILDEIDAPLDDLNASKISDLILENSKKSQFLIITHNKIVMEIAEFFYGITMREGITHLVPVDFKELER, translated from the coding sequence TTGAAACTCTTATCCCTAGAAATAGAGGGATTTAAAAGTTTTGGTAGAAGAACATATTTTAATTTAGATAAAAATATTATCGCGATAATCGGTCCAAACGGATCGGGTAAATCCAATATTGTAGACGCGATTAGATGGTTATTAGGAGAGCAGTCTCAAAAACAGATGAGAATATCCGAAAAAAATGATATATTACACATATCAAACAACGGAAATGATTCTTCCAATTATGCAAAAGTTTCGTTGGTGGTACAAAACGACGACAATGAAAAAATCAAGATCTCAAAAATATTGGAGAAAGATTCATCCAACAGGTATTATATAAACAACAAAATTGCCACACTTAAAGAAGTCCAAAATGTATTCAACAAAGGAACGGGGAAAAGCTTTTACTCTATCATTGGACAAGGTCAAATTGGCGAAATAGTTAACTCCTCACCTGAAAATATTAGAGATATCGTATTGGACGCTTCAAACATAGCCAAATACTTAGAAAAAAAAGAAGTATCGATCAATCTTTTGAATAAAACAAACGAAAATTTAGACAGAATAAACGATTTACTATTCGTCGTAGATAAAAGATTAAAATCTTTATCCATTAGAGCCGGAAGGGCACGAAAATACCTTGAATATCGTAATGAAATAAAAAGGATAGGAAAGATGTATTTTGGTGCTTCCAAAGTATCTTTTCTAAAAAAGATTGAAAAACATCAAAAAGAAATACAAGAAAATTCTCAAAAAATGAAATCTCTGCTATCAGAGCTTTTTGAAGTAGAACGCGGTTACAGAAATTTAAAAAGCGAAATAGAAGATACAGACAAACAACTATCCATCAACGGAGACATAGTGGAAAACTACAGGCAAAGGGTTCAAACGATAGAAAATGAAAAAAATCAATTAACAGAAGAACTAAATGAGAACAACTCTGCAATAATAAGCAAAGAATGGGAACTAAACTCTCTAGAAGAAAAAATGGGTAAACTTGAACAACAGTTAAAAGAACTATCTAAAAATGAAAAAGATTTTAAAGAAATAGAAGAAAAAACACAATACAAAACTAACATTATCAACGAAAAAAAGAATCGTATTACACAAGAAATAGAAAAACAAGAAGAAACGATCAAAAGCTTAGAATCTGAATTATCCAAGATATCCCAAGAAAAAGAAAGAAAAGAAACAGAGCTAAAAAATCACCAGACGACATATGGCAGTAACCAAGAAAGAATTGCCTTGCTAAAAGATCAAATAAATACATTGAAAACAAAATTAGAAAACAACTCACAAAAAATGAAAGAAATAGAAGACCTACTATCTCATTCAAAAGGAACCGAAATCCAATTAGAACAAAGGTTAAAAAAGAAATTCGACGAGTTAAAACAAACAGAAAACTCTTACAATACACTTTTATCAGAAATTGACTCTCTTCAACAACAAGAAAAGAATCTTTTTTACACATATCAATCTTTAAACAGACAGATCAACGAATACGAAGGATTCTCAACAACGATAAAAGAATTTTTCAAAGCTTTCAAAGATGACGATAATGTGGTGGATGTCGTTGCTAATTTAATTAACACAGAAGAAAGGTATGAAGAAGCGGTCTCAACGATAGCCAGTTCAAGAATACAAAACATAGTAATAAAAAACTCATCAAAGGCAAAAGAATATTTGGACCTTGTGAAAAAAGGCAATAATGGTAAGATCACTCTTCTTCCACTTGATCTATTAAGAACCAAAGTTCTATTACAAAAAAAGTACTTAAACGAACCTGGAACAATAGATTTTGTAATCAATCTAATAAACTACCAGAAAGAATACCAAAAAGTTATGGAATACGTTTTCTCTAATGCGTTATTAGTCGATAATATTGAAACAGCAATAAAAATATCCAAAATGAAGTATCCTGGAAATATTGTTACTCTCAGTGGCGAATTAGTCTACTCTTCTGGGGCGATAACCGGTGGAAAATCTAAATACGATCATTCTTCTACCGTTCTTAAAAGAAAAAGAGAGGTCTCAGAAATCGAAGAGGGCCTAAAAAAGATTAAAGCGGATCTTTCAAACAAACAAACGGAATACAACAAAGTAAAAGAAAAACTTAACATTCAAAAAGAAGAGTTGGAATCTATAAAAGACGACTTAAGACAGACAACATTAACAAAAAACACACATGACCTTGACTACAAAAAAATCAAGGAAGAAATAAAAAATCTGCAGGAAAATATAGCTCTCTACAACGAAAAATTAGCGAACTACGAAGAAAAAAACAAAACACTTGATCAAGAGATTTCATCATTAAAAACATGGTTAGAAAATAACCATCAATTAACCACCCAAACAACCAAAAAAATTCACGAGATCGAAGAAACCCTCAAAGACAAAAGAATCCAACTCAATCAAGTAGAAAAAGAGCTTATAGGCCAAGAAATGGAACTAAAAAGCATAAAAGAAAAGTACTCATACTACAAAAATCAAAAGTTAGAAATTGAAAATGAATTAAAAGAAATAAAAATCAAACAGCAAAAAGCAAAAACACTTTTTGATAGCTTAAAAGAAAAGAACGATAAAATAAAAACTGACATAAACGAACTCAGCAAAGAAAAGGACTCGCTTAACAATGAAATTTCAAAATTATTTGAACTGATGAAACAAAGTAGAACAGGCAAACACAACAAAGCTAAAGACCTGGAAAATTATGAAAACCGTTTAGACAAATTAAAAACTGAAATAAACACAATAAAACAAAAAAATCAAGAGATTGAATTTGAAATAAAAGAAGCGAACCACAACATACAGTTCCTAAAAGAAAAGGCTCAAAACTTAGAAATTAATGAAGAAGAGTTCGAGTTAAAAGAGTTATCCGACAAAGACATTGAGGCTCTTGGGAACAAACAAAAAGAATTGGAAAGTTCATTAAAAAAGCTAGGTTCTGTTGATTTAACTGTTTTAGACGAATACGAAGAAGTAGAAAAAGAATACCAAGAAAATCTGAAAAACAAAGAAGATATAATGAAATCAATAAATTCTCTAAAACAAAGTATAAAAAATCTAGACGAAGAAGCTCAACGACAATTCGATACTTTTTTTAACAATCTGAACAAAGAATTCTCTTTCTTTATCTCAAAACTTTTTCCAAATGGATACGGTGAACTCAGATTAATTGGTGAAGGCAAGGAGTTTGAAAAAGGGATCCAAATATCCGTAAAAAAAGCAGGGATGAATTTTCAAAAGCTCTCTCTCTTTTCAGGAGGTGAAAAAGCTCTCATAGCCATTGCTTTTCTTTTCTCGCTTATGAGTCTAAACCCCAGTCCTTTTTATATACTAGATGAAATCGATGCTCCTTTGGACGATCTAAACGCATCCAAAATATCAGACTTAATATTAGAGAACTCTAAAAAATCCCAATTTTTGATAATAACCCACAATAAGATAGTGATGGAAATTGCAGAATTTTTTTATGGAATAACCATGAG